Within Schaalia sp. HMT-172, the genomic segment TTGACGGTCACACCGGGAATCAGGCTCATCAGCTCGATGGCCGGCTTGCCCAGACCCTGTGACTTGACCTGGCAGGGCGCGTGGTACGGGATGGTGACGTCGATGCGCTGGAAGTTCATGTCCAGCTCGCCCTTGTCATACAGGTGCAGCAAGAACTCGCTGATGTCCCACATGCGGCTACCCACATCCGTCAGCTCGGGCGTGTCCATCTCGAGGATCTCGTGAGCCTCATGACGCAGCATCCCCGCGCACGAACCGGAAGCGGAGATGATCGGGGCATCGCGGTTCACCGTGCGCAGGTCGTTCGTCAGTTTCGAGACGTACTTGCGAGCATCCTTGTACAGGCCGTTGGACTGCAGCGCCAGGCCGCAGCACCCGTGCTTGGGGACCAGGACCTCGTAACCCAGGTGCTCGAGGACCATGACCGAGTGGATCGAGGTCTCCACCTCGAAATACTGGCCGGCGCATCCGTGGAAGAAGATCACCTGGCCGCGCGTGCCGGAGTTCGGCAGCGGCTTGTGCTTCTTGAACCAGCCCTCGAAGGTGCGCCCGTAGGCGCGCGGCATGGGGGCCGAGCGGTGCACGCCAATGATGGCCTCCATCGCCACACGGATCGGCTTGACGTCGAGCGCCCAGTTCGCGATGGGGGCGACCGGGGTCATCATGGTGCCAATCAGCGAGGTTCGCCCGATCAGGCGGTCGCGCATGGGGATGCCGTGCGCTTCCTTCATCGCAGTGCGCCTGTGGTGGATGATCTCGGTGACCTTCACGCCCTGGGGGCACACGAGCGAGCAGGTGCCGCACGAGGAGCAGTAGTCGATGGACTTATCGACCATCTGCCCGTCCTTGCGGAAGCGCTCGGCCTGCGGGCCGGAGTACTTCGGGCCGCCAAACAGGTCGGTGACGCGCATGACGGGGCACTGTGTCTCGCAGATCGTGCACTTGACGCAGGCATCCAGGCTGGCGCGCAGCGCGGCATCCCCCTCCAGGGAGAAAACGTCGGCTTCTTCCACGCCCGGCCCCATCAGCGTTGACATTTCCAGGGTCATTTCAGCTCCTCCACGATCGCGTCGACGGCGGCCAGGGCACTGGCCAGAGCGATGCCTTCGCCGCTCTTTTCACGCCAGCGGGTGGCGCCGGCCAGGTTGCCGCCCGCGGCAAACAGGTTGGTGTACACGGCCTTGCCGTTTTCGTCGACGACGCGCATGGAGTCGTCGACGGCCAGTCCCGCCAGGAACAGGGGCTGTTCCTCGCCCCAGAAGTCGGCGTGCAGCAGCTGACCGGTGGGGCCCATGACAGGCAGGCCACACACGGTGTCGCGCACGACGCCGTAGGAGTCCATCTCCAGGGCGCCGGAGTCGAAGCCGCCGGCCGCCAGGATGACGGCGCGGGTCTCCACGCGGGTAGCGCGTCCTGCGCTGGCGTATTCGACGGCCTGAACGCGCCCGTCGGCGGTGTGCAGGGCCTTCAGGGGCGAGCCGAGGACGACGCGCGCCTTGGCGGAAGCCAAGCGGGTCAGCGACGCATTCAAGCGCATGCCGGGCACCGACGGGGGCTGGACCGGGATCTCGAAGACCGGGTGTCCGAGCTTGTCCGCCAGGTCTCGCCACGCGTTCGGGTCGTCGAGGCCGAGGACGGCGGGCAGGCCAATGATCGTACCGTCTTCCAGGAGAGGGCGAATCTGGGCGGCCAGGCGCGCGCGGTTCTCCTCGTGGTCGAGGCTGCGCGCGTGGTTGGTGCCGGTCGAGTCGATCTCGCCCTCGCGAACGACGTAGTCGACGCTCAGGGCGCGCGCCTTGATGGGGGCGCCGTCGGGGCCCGTCTGACGCGACAAGTTCTCGGCGACGAGGCTGGGGTAGAAGTCCTTGAAGCGCGCCAGGCCCACGATCGCGTAGCGGGCGCCCGCCTGGGGGATTCCGGCCTGCATAGAGGGAGGAATCAGGCAGGTGGGGCGCAGGGCGCCGACTCCGGTGGGAATGCGCACGTTGCGCGTCTCATCACCGATGAGTGCGTCCGGCCCGACGATGTCCCGCAGCCACGCGACCGAGGCGCCGACCTGGTCGGGGGTGACGTGGGCGTAGGGGTGAGTGGGGCGCGAGGCGACGTGCGCGGGGATCGCGTCCAGGGGCGCCTCGACCGGGTCCGGGCCGTAGCCGAGGATGTCGACCGTGCCGGTGCCGAGCTGGATGCCGCCAACGCCCTTGGTGATCAGGGTGACGCTCAGACCGGCATCGGCGGCCTTGATCGCGGCGGCCAGCCCGGCCAGTCCAGCGCCAATAATAACGACGTCTCTCATCGAACGACCTCTTCCTTGGCTGCGGGCAAGTGCTCGACGTCGAGCGTGCCCTCGTGAATCCAGGCGTCGAGCACGGCCTGCCTGGCTTGCTTGCCGTACAGGATGGGCCACAGGCCGATCCAGCGGTTCTTCAGGAACAGGCGCAGCAGGCCGTTGGCGCGCATCGAATCAATGTCGCCGCGCTCGTGGGCGATTCCGGCGGCTCGCTGGGAGCAGAAGCCGCCCTGACAGGGGCCCATGCCCAGGCGCATTTGGCGGCGAACGTCGTCCAGCTG encodes:
- a CDS encoding anaerobic glycerol-3-phosphate dehydrogenase subunit C, yielding MTLEMSTLMGPGVEEADVFSLEGDAALRASLDACVKCTICETQCPVMRVTDLFGGPKYSGPQAERFRKDGQMVDKSIDYCSSCGTCSLVCPQGVKVTEIIHHRRTAMKEAHGIPMRDRLIGRTSLIGTMMTPVAPIANWALDVKPIRVAMEAIIGVHRSAPMPRAYGRTFEGWFKKHKPLPNSGTRGQVIFFHGCAGQYFEVETSIHSVMVLEHLGYEVLVPKHGCCGLALQSNGLYKDARKYVSKLTNDLRTVNRDAPIISASGSCAGMLRHEAHEILEMDTPELTDVGSRMWDISEFLLHLYDKGELDMNFQRIDVTIPYHAPCQVKSQGLGKPAIELMSLIPGVTVKDSEQPCCGIAGTYGMKKEKYAIAQAVGAPVFDFIKQVNAELAACDTETCRWQLRTATGANVVHPIWLIHKAYGLPNG
- the glpB gene encoding glycerol-3-phosphate dehydrogenase subunit GlpB, with the translated sequence MRDVVIIGAGLAGLAAAIKAADAGLSVTLITKGVGGIQLGTGTVDILGYGPDPVEAPLDAIPAHVASRPTHPYAHVTPDQVGASVAWLRDIVGPDALIGDETRNVRIPTGVGALRPTCLIPPSMQAGIPQAGARYAIVGLARFKDFYPSLVAENLSRQTGPDGAPIKARALSVDYVVREGEIDSTGTNHARSLDHEENRARLAAQIRPLLEDGTIIGLPAVLGLDDPNAWRDLADKLGHPVFEIPVQPPSVPGMRLNASLTRLASAKARVVLGSPLKALHTADGRVQAVEYASAGRATRVETRAVILAAGGFDSGALEMDSYGVVRDTVCGLPVMGPTGQLLHADFWGEEQPLFLAGLAVDDSMRVVDENGKAVYTNLFAAGGNLAGATRWREKSGEGIALASALAAVDAIVEELK